Proteins encoded in a region of the Stieleria neptunia genome:
- a CDS encoding DUF2202 domain-containing protein produces the protein MKRLPIFLAAIAMLTIVLPLTASAQQRKGRAGAGQGTGQGRGSQRAINQSRSGNPGNGSAQPSNRGRQSTPLYDFNDNSIDLLRLWEEEKLARDVYNKLAETSSERVFRNLSRAESQHMQSVARLIGGSGIGLQRSSNTPGVFVTPEYQRLYQTLIAEGSRSPLDALKAGAKIEEMDIADLRKQLAATSVPQTRQVLERLMQGSQNHLRAFASQIASQGSTYTAQFLTQAEFDAIANSSGNGNARQGAGRGGNGRGGNGRGGNGRGGNGRGGGAGNGAGGQGPAAGGRGPGAGGQGRGL, from the coding sequence ATGAAACGGTTACCAATCTTTCTCGCCGCCATCGCGATGCTCACGATCGTGCTCCCGCTGACTGCCAGCGCTCAACAACGCAAAGGAAGAGCGGGTGCCGGGCAGGGCACCGGACAGGGCCGTGGTTCTCAGCGAGCCATCAATCAATCGCGATCGGGAAATCCCGGCAATGGTTCCGCGCAACCATCCAACCGCGGACGACAATCAACGCCGCTGTATGACTTCAACGACAACTCGATCGACCTGCTCCGCTTGTGGGAAGAGGAGAAACTGGCGCGCGATGTTTACAACAAGCTCGCGGAGACATCGAGCGAGAGGGTGTTCCGCAATCTTTCACGCGCCGAAAGCCAACACATGCAGTCTGTGGCGAGGCTGATCGGAGGCAGCGGGATTGGGCTGCAACGATCCAGCAACACCCCGGGCGTGTTCGTGACACCCGAATACCAACGGCTGTATCAGACCCTGATCGCCGAGGGCAGTCGCAGTCCGTTGGACGCACTGAAGGCGGGCGCCAAAATCGAAGAAATGGACATCGCCGACCTCCGCAAACAACTGGCCGCCACCAGCGTTCCCCAGACCCGTCAGGTGCTGGAGCGTTTGATGCAGGGTTCGCAGAACCACCTTCGCGCGTTCGCATCCCAGATTGCATCGCAGGGATCCACCTACACGGCACAGTTTCTGACCCAGGCTGAGTTCGATGCGATCGCAAACTCCAGCGGCAACGGCAACGCACGCCAGGGCGCCGGTCGCGGCGGCAACGGTCGCGGCGGCAACGGTCGCGGCGGCAACGGTCGCGGCGGCAACGGTCGCGGCGGAGGTGCCGGAAACGGTGCCGGCGGTCAGGGCCCTGCTGCCGGCGGTCGGGGCCCTGGTGCCGGCGGTCAGGGCCGAGGACTTTGA
- a CDS encoding sigma-54-dependent transcriptional regulator, producing the protein MKKPAPAQPVLMIVDDEPAQRELMGGFLQRQGLEIIEASSAESMLELLDVRPPDMILLDVRLPNMSGIEALPKIRQRLPAVPVVLITAFADVRQAVDAVKRGADDYLSKPIDLEELKVSVFDALGMRSVGDPKSKLTLPELPTEFVCESSAMRGLIETIAVVAPSDAPILIQGQSGSGKEWIAKLIHQWSHRAKHPIVTTNCAGLSATLVESELFGHVKGAFTGASENRLGMFRSAAGGTLFLDEIGEMPLEMQPKLLRALETHQVTPVGADRAVEVDTRLIAATNRNLQDEVTEGRFREDLYYRLNVVELIVPPLADRREDIIPLARQFASQFANRQVRFSPQASRAMLAHTWVGNVRELRNAIQRACLLCQGDVILPEHLPAHVAVDQRAELPDAGRLSQVERATILATLEECDGNRTKAAKVLGISRRALIYKLRDIDDG; encoded by the coding sequence ATGAAGAAACCCGCGCCAGCCCAACCCGTCTTGATGATCGTCGACGACGAACCCGCCCAGCGCGAACTGATGGGTGGTTTTCTGCAACGTCAGGGGCTGGAAATCATCGAAGCGTCTTCCGCCGAATCGATGCTGGAATTGTTAGATGTACGTCCGCCGGACATGATTCTGTTGGACGTGCGACTGCCGAACATGAGCGGCATCGAAGCGCTGCCGAAAATACGTCAACGCCTGCCGGCCGTCCCCGTTGTGCTGATCACCGCGTTCGCCGATGTCCGACAGGCGGTCGACGCGGTCAAGCGCGGGGCCGACGATTATTTGTCCAAACCGATCGATTTGGAAGAGTTAAAGGTGTCCGTCTTCGACGCGTTGGGCATGCGATCGGTCGGCGATCCCAAGAGCAAACTGACGCTGCCGGAACTGCCGACGGAGTTTGTTTGTGAAAGCAGCGCGATGCGAGGCTTGATCGAAACCATCGCTGTCGTCGCGCCCTCGGACGCTCCGATCCTGATCCAGGGACAAAGCGGATCCGGGAAAGAATGGATCGCCAAACTGATTCATCAGTGGAGCCATCGTGCGAAGCACCCCATCGTGACCACCAATTGCGCCGGTCTGTCCGCCACCTTGGTCGAAAGCGAACTGTTCGGCCATGTCAAAGGGGCATTCACCGGCGCATCGGAAAACCGTTTGGGCATGTTTCGCTCGGCAGCCGGCGGCACTCTGTTTTTGGATGAAATTGGTGAGATGCCGTTGGAGATGCAACCCAAATTGCTGCGCGCGTTGGAGACCCATCAGGTCACGCCCGTCGGTGCAGATCGAGCGGTGGAGGTCGACACGCGATTGATCGCCGCGACCAACCGCAACCTGCAGGACGAAGTGACCGAGGGGCGTTTTCGGGAAGATCTGTATTACCGGCTGAACGTGGTGGAATTGATCGTTCCGCCGCTTGCCGATCGACGCGAAGACATCATTCCACTGGCCAGACAATTTGCCAGTCAGTTCGCCAATCGCCAGGTGCGGTTTTCGCCCCAAGCCTCTCGCGCCATGCTCGCCCACACTTGGGTCGGAAACGTACGTGAGTTGAGGAACGCGATTCAACGCGCCTGTTTGCTTTGCCAGGGCGATGTGATCCTGCCCGAACATTTGCCCGCCCACGTCGCCGTCGACCAGCGCGCGGAATTGCCCGATGCGGGGCGTTTGTCTCAAGTCGAACGGGCGACGATTCTGGCGACACTGGAAGAATGCGACGGGAATCGAACCAAGGCAGCCAAAGTTCTGGGCATCAGCCGCCGCGCGTTGATCTACAAATTGCGCGACATCGACGACGGATGA
- a CDS encoding ribulokinase, whose amino-acid sequence MTAVTDSVALGLDFGTESARAVIVDRNGNELAVCESAYRHGQITETLPTSGAALPLHFALQHPADWIESAADATRKAIEQSGIDVDRVVGIGVDFTSCTMLPTTTDGTPLCALERFQNTPLAWPKLWKHHGAIEQTDRMNQIAKERNEAFMDRYGGTIGLEWFFPKMLETIDKAPEVAEAAEVWLEAGDWFVWQLVGCDATELPRSTCQAGYKALWSAETGYASDAYFTAVDPTLAAAARDKMPGRMLSPGQFAGTLCNASADRLGLPAGIAVAAATIDAHAAVPGVGEAEPGTLVMVMGTSSCHMLNARQGNPVDGVAGIVDGGILPGMFGYETGQAAVGDAFAWLLKLLNLDSFDQLAQDAIALPAGADGVMCLDWMNGCRTPLMDGTVKGAFSGLTLATTPAHMYRALLEASAFGVRWIVDVLRDGGIPVQRFVASGGLPHHNPAVVQVYADVLGSEIEVHPSQQGPAIGAAVLGMIAAGESKSGFTSVADAARAMAAVPESQKQIVKPNLDHEASYRELYHRYRKLADVMQTL is encoded by the coding sequence ATGACCGCTGTTACTGATTCTGTCGCGTTGGGATTGGATTTTGGAACCGAGTCGGCCCGCGCCGTGATTGTCGACCGGAACGGAAACGAGCTCGCCGTCTGTGAGAGCGCGTACCGTCATGGGCAAATCACCGAAACCCTGCCGACCAGCGGCGCCGCACTGCCGCTACACTTCGCACTGCAACATCCCGCGGACTGGATCGAATCGGCAGCCGACGCGACACGAAAGGCGATCGAGCAATCCGGAATCGATGTCGATCGCGTGGTGGGCATCGGCGTCGATTTTACCAGTTGCACGATGTTGCCGACCACCACCGATGGGACGCCGTTGTGCGCGCTGGAACGATTTCAAAACACTCCGCTGGCTTGGCCAAAGTTGTGGAAACATCACGGCGCGATCGAACAAACCGATCGCATGAATCAAATCGCCAAAGAACGCAACGAGGCGTTCATGGATCGATACGGTGGGACGATCGGTTTGGAATGGTTCTTTCCCAAAATGTTGGAAACCATCGACAAGGCACCGGAAGTCGCGGAAGCCGCCGAGGTTTGGCTGGAAGCCGGCGACTGGTTTGTCTGGCAATTGGTGGGCTGTGATGCGACTGAATTGCCCCGATCAACCTGCCAAGCCGGCTACAAAGCGCTGTGGTCTGCCGAAACGGGATACGCATCGGACGCTTACTTCACAGCCGTGGATCCGACCCTGGCCGCCGCGGCGCGCGACAAAATGCCTGGCCGAATGTTGTCGCCGGGCCAGTTCGCCGGAACGCTTTGCAATGCGTCGGCCGACCGACTCGGATTGCCCGCCGGAATTGCCGTCGCCGCTGCCACGATCGACGCCCATGCGGCAGTGCCTGGGGTCGGTGAAGCCGAACCGGGGACGCTGGTCATGGTGATGGGAACCAGCAGTTGCCATATGCTCAATGCCCGCCAAGGCAATCCGGTCGATGGGGTGGCAGGGATCGTCGACGGAGGCATTTTGCCGGGGATGTTCGGCTATGAAACCGGGCAAGCCGCTGTCGGCGATGCGTTTGCCTGGTTGTTGAAATTGCTGAACCTGGATTCCTTTGATCAACTCGCTCAAGACGCGATCGCGTTGCCGGCCGGTGCCGACGGCGTGATGTGCTTGGATTGGATGAACGGCTGTCGCACACCGTTGATGGACGGAACGGTCAAAGGTGCCTTCAGTGGACTTACCCTGGCGACCACTCCGGCACACATGTATCGGGCACTGTTGGAGGCGTCTGCGTTCGGCGTGCGGTGGATTGTGGACGTGCTGCGCGACGGCGGAATCCCCGTCCAGCGGTTTGTCGCAAGCGGCGGATTGCCACACCACAATCCCGCCGTCGTCCAGGTCTACGCTGATGTGCTGGGCAGCGAAATCGAAGTGCACCCGTCGCAACAGGGACCCGCAATCGGCGCAGCCGTGTTGGGCATGATCGCAGCCGGCGAGTCCAAGAGCGGTTTCACCAGCGTCGCCGATGCCGCTCGCGCGATGGCAGCCGTTCCTGAATCCCAAAAGCAAATTGTCAAACCGAATCTTGATCACGAAGCAAGTTATCGTGAACTGTACCATCGCTACCGCAAGCTGGCCGATGTGATGCAGACGCTGTAG
- a CDS encoding c-type heme family protein, whose protein sequence is MKRTHHLILALSLLLFTATGCTGTKTEPVTDQTPTGEPSLSIVEGATPSEESKAAMLAAKDALFTRLSGRLMEAMADAGPAGAIGVCSQEAVKIAKEVGAEHAVQIGRTGVRLRNPNNQPPDWAAALVEQNVDTPVFAVLSDESAAALLPIKLQAQCLMCHGPDEQIAPEIQQKLAQLYPDDRATGFKEGELRGWFWIKE, encoded by the coding sequence ATGAAACGGACGCACCATTTAATTTTAGCGCTTTCGCTGTTGCTGTTCACGGCAACGGGATGCACGGGAACGAAGACGGAGCCGGTGACGGATCAGACACCCACCGGCGAACCGTCCCTGTCGATCGTCGAGGGGGCGACACCGAGTGAGGAAAGCAAAGCGGCGATGCTTGCCGCGAAGGACGCCTTGTTCACGCGTCTGTCGGGCCGTTTGATGGAAGCGATGGCGGACGCAGGCCCGGCCGGAGCGATCGGGGTGTGCAGCCAGGAAGCAGTCAAGATTGCCAAGGAAGTGGGGGCCGAACACGCGGTGCAAATCGGTCGCACGGGCGTTCGGCTCCGCAATCCCAACAATCAGCCTCCCGATTGGGCCGCAGCGTTGGTCGAACAGAACGTCGACACGCCGGTCTTCGCGGTGCTGTCCGATGAATCTGCGGCAGCCCTGTTGCCGATCAAGCTGCAGGCGCAGTGTTTGATGTGCCACGGTCCAGACGAGCAAATCGCGCCCGAGATCCAGCAGAAGCTCGCCCAACTCTATCCGGACGATCGAGCGACTGGGTTCAAGGAGGGCGAGTTGAGGGGCTGGTTCTGGATCAAGGAATGA
- a CDS encoding alkaline phosphatase: MLIHCFKKQLPSLLALLTLVIAAGPSSGQDPDPIATLQEEAVRANRSEWGHWGPDPSKYSSWKNHSNRLIPVYTFGMDLKSVSGENSVYRDRAALENLYGQVPSETFNPEAEYFDQTDVYRLQKSAFESGKKRIILFVFDGMDWDTTRAAAIAKQGKVSYDSGRGQGLAFQDYRGAKTDFGFYVTSPHNDGTSINVDDQIVTTPGGKVPGGYDPALCGATPWSPITDVDYPIAKSKQTKHAFTDSASSATSMTSGIKTYNAAINVDPRGREVLPIARTLQEKNIPVGVVTSVPISHATPACAYASNVHRGDYQDLTRDLVGLPSSYHPGGLSGVDVLIGGGWGTDKDTDGSQGKNFVPGNRYITSDDLAAIDVANGGQYVVAQRTPGKTGTEVLNDAVRHAKTSGDRLFGYFGVQGGHLPFRTADGNYDPVISFGNPTPEAAEVYSPEDGRENVQLREMAVAALDVLDARSERWWLMIECGDVDWANHSNNIDNSIGAVLSGDDAFAAVVEWIEQHGGWDETVLILTADHGHYFQLDQPEALIP; this comes from the coding sequence ATGCTGATTCACTGTTTCAAAAAACAACTCCCGTCCCTTCTCGCACTCCTTACATTGGTGATTGCCGCCGGTCCGTCATCGGGTCAGGATCCCGACCCGATTGCGACGCTGCAGGAAGAAGCCGTGCGAGCGAACCGCTCCGAATGGGGCCATTGGGGGCCCGACCCGAGCAAATATTCGAGCTGGAAAAACCACAGCAATCGGCTGATCCCCGTCTACACCTTTGGAATGGATCTGAAATCGGTGAGCGGTGAAAACAGCGTGTACCGTGACCGGGCGGCGTTGGAGAACCTGTACGGCCAAGTCCCTTCGGAAACCTTCAATCCCGAAGCGGAATACTTTGACCAGACCGATGTTTATCGGCTGCAAAAGTCTGCGTTCGAATCGGGCAAGAAACGAATCATCCTGTTCGTCTTTGACGGGATGGACTGGGACACCACGCGGGCTGCGGCGATCGCGAAACAGGGCAAGGTCAGCTACGACAGCGGCCGCGGCCAGGGTCTTGCCTTTCAAGACTACCGTGGTGCGAAAACCGACTTCGGATTCTACGTCACCAGCCCCCACAATGACGGAACTTCCATCAACGTCGACGATCAGATCGTCACGACGCCCGGCGGCAAGGTGCCCGGCGGATACGATCCGGCGCTGTGTGGCGCGACGCCTTGGAGTCCGATCACCGACGTCGATTACCCGATCGCCAAAAGCAAGCAGACCAAGCACGCCTTCACCGACTCCGCCTCGTCGGCAACCTCGATGACGTCGGGGATCAAAACCTACAACGCGGCGATCAACGTGGATCCGCGGGGACGTGAAGTCCTGCCGATCGCCAGGACACTGCAAGAAAAAAACATCCCCGTTGGTGTGGTCACCAGCGTTCCGATCAGCCACGCCACCCCCGCCTGCGCTTACGCCAGCAATGTGCATCGCGGTGACTATCAAGACCTGACGCGCGACCTGGTCGGGCTTCCGTCCAGCTACCATCCCGGCGGACTGTCGGGCGTTGATGTACTGATCGGTGGCGGCTGGGGGACCGACAAAGACACCGATGGTTCGCAGGGAAAAAACTTTGTGCCCGGCAATCGGTACATCACCAGCGATGACCTGGCCGCCATCGACGTCGCCAACGGAGGCCAGTATGTCGTGGCGCAACGCACGCCGGGTAAAACGGGCACGGAAGTCTTGAACGACGCGGTCCGCCACGCCAAAACCAGCGGCGATCGTTTGTTCGGCTACTTCGGCGTCCAAGGCGGACACCTGCCGTTCCGCACCGCCGACGGGAACTACGATCCGGTGATCAGTTTTGGGAATCCCACACCGGAAGCGGCAGAGGTCTACAGCCCTGAAGACGGGCGAGAAAACGTCCAACTGCGCGAGATGGCGGTTGCCGCGCTCGATGTCCTCGACGCGCGATCGGAACGCTGGTGGTTGATGATCGAATGTGGCGACGTCGACTGGGCCAACCATTCCAACAACATCGACAACTCCATCGGCGCCGTCCTCAGTGGCGACGATGCCTTCGCCGCCGTCGTCGAGTGGATCGAGCAACACGGCGGCTGGGACGAAACCGTGCTGATTCTGACCGCCGACCACGGACACTACTTTCAACTGGACCAGCCCGAAGCACTCATTCCTTGA
- a CDS encoding sensor histidine kinase, with protein MQPINRTRIPKPRIVGLVVLVGLWVMFAVWQRAEHVHQCRLIHATLSSQGDALSTAVSNSIQSHRWFSPFVRQQLPSTLETLARSTNVLAIAVVANGNVEQSYVAGDERLIAYELPVGEHVVENTLQRVREFQMQNDPPMPGGLSVAMERRGTESFRSVVVLDRTETMSQFYLEARSRILIFVLGTLLLASIGAVWQFTVRLAQSEGKTRLLTAETRHLRELGQAAAGLAHETRNPLGLIRGWTQRLVDAGLPEPDQQEQAEAVIEECDRVTARINQFLAFARQSELQIEAIPMEDLVAELKTLLQSDLDAKDLDLETVGLEVQAIQADRDQLRQVLFNLLQNAIAFAPEHSKIRLSMRSSHSGTFRIEVADQGPGASEQIVDTLFEPYVTRRPGGTGLGLSIVRRIAGAHDWDVGYRPGDGDGSVFWIDGIRGASTVSNGNPMASVNR; from the coding sequence ATGCAGCCCATCAACCGCACACGAATTCCCAAGCCACGGATCGTCGGTCTGGTGGTACTGGTCGGTTTGTGGGTGATGTTTGCGGTGTGGCAGCGCGCCGAGCATGTCCATCAATGTCGACTGATCCACGCGACGCTCTCGTCACAAGGGGATGCGTTGTCGACCGCGGTCAGCAACTCGATTCAATCGCATCGTTGGTTCAGCCCATTTGTTCGGCAACAGCTTCCCTCGACGCTCGAAACACTCGCTCGATCGACCAACGTGCTTGCCATCGCCGTCGTCGCCAATGGCAACGTGGAACAGTCGTACGTTGCGGGGGACGAACGCCTGATCGCGTATGAGTTGCCCGTGGGGGAACATGTCGTCGAGAACACGTTGCAACGGGTCCGCGAATTTCAGATGCAAAACGATCCGCCGATGCCGGGAGGATTGTCGGTGGCGATGGAACGGCGGGGCACGGAGTCGTTTCGATCGGTTGTCGTGCTGGATCGGACGGAAACGATGTCCCAGTTTTACCTCGAAGCGCGAAGCCGGATCCTGATTTTTGTGCTGGGAACGCTGCTGCTGGCCTCGATCGGTGCGGTCTGGCAATTCACGGTCCGGCTGGCCCAATCCGAAGGCAAGACGCGATTGCTGACCGCCGAGACGAGGCATTTGCGGGAATTAGGACAAGCGGCGGCGGGACTTGCCCACGAAACACGAAATCCGTTGGGATTGATTCGTGGCTGGACGCAGCGATTGGTCGACGCGGGATTGCCTGAACCGGACCAGCAGGAACAGGCCGAAGCGGTCATCGAAGAATGCGACCGCGTGACCGCGCGGATCAATCAATTCCTCGCCTTTGCGCGGCAATCCGAACTTCAGATTGAAGCGATACCGATGGAAGACTTGGTGGCGGAACTCAAGACGCTGCTTCAGTCGGATCTGGATGCCAAGGACTTGGATCTGGAAACAGTGGGTCTGGAGGTCCAAGCCATTCAGGCCGATCGTGACCAACTTCGCCAAGTGTTGTTCAATCTCTTGCAAAACGCCATCGCCTTTGCGCCCGAGCACAGCAAGATTAGACTTTCGATGCGGTCGTCGCATAGCGGCACGTTCCGAATCGAAGTCGCCGATCAGGGTCCCGGTGCCAGTGAACAAATTGTCGACACCCTGTTCGAACCTTATGTCACGCGGCGGCCCGGCGGCACAGGGCTGGGGCTTTCGATCGTTCGACGCATCGCCGGTGCGCATGACTGGGACGTCGGCTACAGGCCCGGTGATGGGGACGGCAGCGTGTTCTGGATCGACGGCATTCGCGGCGCATCAACGGTGTCAAATGGCAATCCAATGGCTTCCGTCAACCGGTAA
- a CDS encoding Gfo/Idh/MocA family protein: MSNKTSCDQQTSKRETVSLPRRRLLQAGAASIASGALGVKAFGAADRPVKRVGLIGAGWYGKSDLWRLIQVTPVEVVCICDVDQRMLNEAVQIASERQPSGKKPKTYIDYREMLNENRLDIVVIGTPDHWHALQAIAAMESGADVYVQKPISVDVLEGEAMVDAARRLNRVVQVGTQRKSTPHLIDVKKQVVEAGLLGKIGHVEMCCYYHMRANGNPDVMPVPDHLDYDMWTGPAPLRPYDGLPHKRWWRTFTEYGNGIMGDMCVHMLDTARWMLGLGWPNRIASTGGILVQTDGKSNIADTQSATFEFDDFNAQWTHRSWGSPTDPDYPWALFIYGEKGTLKASTMRADFIPQDKRAKPLHFDCFFEREKYPEDLTEKDIELNAAPATRLHMLDFLQAIENRSRPVADIEEGHISTASCILANLSMRLGGRPLEYDPKQRVILGDEEATMLLRRDYREPWQHPFAD; this comes from the coding sequence GTGAGCAACAAGACATCCTGTGACCAACAGACTTCCAAGCGTGAAACTGTCTCGCTTCCGCGGCGGCGATTGTTGCAAGCCGGTGCGGCATCGATTGCCTCGGGTGCACTCGGCGTCAAGGCGTTTGGGGCAGCCGATCGTCCGGTCAAGCGCGTCGGGCTGATCGGCGCGGGTTGGTACGGCAAGAGTGACCTGTGGCGGTTGATTCAAGTGACGCCCGTCGAAGTCGTTTGCATCTGCGACGTCGATCAACGGATGCTCAATGAAGCGGTTCAAATCGCCAGTGAACGTCAGCCGTCGGGGAAAAAGCCGAAGACGTACATCGATTACCGCGAGATGCTGAACGAAAACCGGCTGGACATCGTCGTCATCGGCACGCCAGACCATTGGCACGCGTTGCAAGCCATCGCGGCGATGGAATCGGGGGCGGATGTGTACGTCCAAAAACCGATCAGCGTCGACGTGCTGGAGGGCGAAGCGATGGTCGATGCGGCCCGGCGACTGAACCGCGTCGTCCAAGTCGGCACGCAGCGCAAGAGCACTCCGCACTTGATCGATGTGAAAAAACAGGTCGTCGAAGCGGGGCTGTTGGGCAAGATCGGTCACGTCGAAATGTGCTGTTACTATCACATGCGGGCCAACGGCAATCCCGACGTGATGCCGGTGCCGGATCACCTGGATTACGACATGTGGACCGGTCCCGCTCCGCTAAGACCCTATGACGGGTTGCCGCACAAACGATGGTGGCGAACCTTCACCGAATACGGCAACGGCATCATGGGGGACATGTGTGTCCATATGCTGGATACCGCCCGCTGGATGTTGGGGCTCGGCTGGCCGAATCGCATCGCGTCCACCGGCGGCATCCTGGTTCAAACCGATGGCAAGTCGAATATTGCCGACACGCAGAGCGCGACGTTTGAGTTCGACGATTTCAACGCCCAATGGACCCATCGCAGCTGGGGTTCGCCGACCGATCCCGATTATCCTTGGGCGTTGTTCATCTATGGTGAAAAGGGCACGTTGAAGGCGAGCACGATGCGGGCGGACTTTATCCCGCAAGACAAACGCGCCAAACCGCTCCATTTCGATTGCTTCTTCGAGCGAGAAAAGTACCCCGAAGATTTGACGGAGAAGGACATCGAACTGAACGCGGCCCCGGCGACGCGTTTACACATGCTGGATTTTCTCCAGGCGATCGAAAACCGCAGCCGCCCGGTGGCCGACATCGAAGAAGGCCACATTTCGACGGCGAGCTGTATTTTGGCGAACCTCTCGATGCGGCTCGGAGGGCGACCGCTGGAATATGATCCAAAGCAACGTGTGATCCTGGGCGATGAAGAAGCGACCATGCTGCTTCGACGTGACTATCGCGAACCCTGGCAGCATCCGTTTGCGGATTGA
- a CDS encoding acyltransferase family protein: MDALRAIAMLLGIVLHAALSFSPIPWTVKDSQQSDFYSVLFAALHGFRMPLFFMLSGFFTAMLWRKRGLGGLIKQRLKRIGLPLFLGCLTIVPAMWAVSSFVSRPSSGGSQNAAVWEAVVAGDTERVRTALENDEIAVDAVSQDGASLLTVAVFLGHTEMVEMLLETGADVNQRNGDQGTALHSAAFIGRAEEAALLLRAGADADAVDANGQTPKDVLKIDFGTTNFIATTFGLPLDEQTLMVGRSEIANQLGVGDDFGSGSGVAEGPGWKTVEALLFQFPVFMHLWFLWFLCWLIAAFLIYAPLADALKLRKLPSWLVCSPLSLLWLIPLTMLPLSHMNPNGFGPEPSIGLLPLPSVLAYYAVFFFFGALYWDMDDADGRLGRAWAISLPIAVFLVFPIGLDWVSGTFGIVPTQQDHSLHALAALFLQALFAWLMIFGSIGLCRRLMSRESRTMRYISDSSYWLYLVHLPLVLLAQWFVRDSTVPAFVKFAGITIVISAFLLLTYQFGVRYTLIGRILNGPRQRNS; this comes from the coding sequence CTGGACGCGCTACGTGCGATTGCGATGTTGTTGGGGATCGTGCTCCACGCCGCACTCTCGTTTTCTCCGATCCCCTGGACCGTCAAGGACTCGCAACAGAGCGACTTCTACTCCGTTCTATTCGCCGCCCTGCATGGGTTTCGCATGCCGCTGTTTTTCATGCTGAGCGGTTTTTTCACGGCAATGCTGTGGCGAAAGCGAGGACTCGGCGGGCTGATCAAACAACGACTCAAACGAATCGGCCTGCCGCTTTTTCTCGGTTGCTTGACCATCGTGCCGGCCATGTGGGCGGTCAGTTCCTTCGTCAGTCGACCGTCATCGGGCGGATCCCAGAACGCGGCCGTCTGGGAAGCGGTCGTCGCGGGTGACACCGAGCGTGTCCGAACCGCGCTGGAAAACGATGAAATTGCGGTCGACGCGGTCAGCCAGGATGGCGCGTCGCTGTTGACCGTCGCAGTCTTTCTCGGCCACACAGAAATGGTTGAAATGCTGCTGGAAACGGGAGCCGACGTGAACCAGCGAAACGGCGATCAGGGCACGGCCTTGCATAGCGCAGCGTTCATCGGCCGCGCCGAAGAGGCCGCCCTCCTGTTGCGTGCCGGAGCCGACGCGGACGCCGTCGACGCAAACGGACAAACGCCAAAGGACGTGCTCAAGATCGACTTCGGCACCACCAACTTCATCGCGACCACGTTTGGGCTTCCGTTGGACGAACAGACCTTGATGGTCGGTCGATCCGAGATCGCCAATCAGCTCGGCGTGGGGGACGATTTCGGTTCTGGCAGTGGTGTCGCAGAAGGTCCCGGTTGGAAAACGGTCGAGGCGTTATTGTTTCAGTTTCCGGTCTTCATGCATTTGTGGTTCCTCTGGTTTCTTTGTTGGTTGATCGCGGCATTCCTGATCTACGCGCCCCTCGCCGATGCATTGAAGCTCCGCAAGCTTCCCTCCTGGCTGGTGTGTTCTCCGCTCAGTCTGTTGTGGCTGATTCCGCTGACGATGTTGCCCCTGTCGCACATGAACCCGAACGGTTTCGGTCCGGAGCCCTCGATCGGTCTGCTGCCGCTTCCCAGCGTGCTCGCCTACTACGCCGTGTTCTTTTTCTTCGGCGCCTTGTACTGGGACATGGACGACGCCGATGGCCGTCTCGGGCGGGCGTGGGCGATCAGCTTGCCGATCGCGGTGTTCCTGGTCTTTCCGATCGGTCTGGATTGGGTCTCCGGAACGTTCGGGATCGTTCCGACACAGCAAGACCACTCCCTCCATGCACTTGCGGCACTCTTCCTGCAGGCCCTGTTTGCCTGGCTGATGATCTTCGGATCGATCGGGCTGTGCCGGCGCCTGATGTCTCGCGAGAGCCGTACGATGCGGTACATTTCCGACTCGTCCTACTGGCTGTATCTGGTTCACCTTCCGCTTGTCCTGCTGGCCCAGTGGTTCGTTCGGGATTCCACGGTGCCCGCGTTTGTGAAGTTTGCGGGAATCACGATCGTGATCTCCGCATTCCTGTTGCTGACCTACCAATTCGGCGTCCGCTACACGCTCATCGGTCGAATCCTGAACGGGCCGCGACAAAGGAACTCGTAA